The nucleotide window CGGCCGGTACCTGCTTCTGTGTGCCGTCTGGGGAACGGCGTTCATGGCGACGGACGTCGGCTTGGCCGACCTCCCCGCGGTGCCGTTCGCGGCCGTGCGCTTCGACGTGGCCGCCGGGCTACTGTTCGCCGCCGTGTTCGCCTCCGGCGTCGACGTCCGCCCCCGGACCCGGGACGACTACGTCTACGTGCTCGTCGGCGGCGCGCTCATCATCGGAGCCCACCACGCGTTCCTCTTCGCCGGTCAGCGGTACGTCACGGGCGGCGTCGCCGCCGTGCTGTTGGGGCTCGTTCCCGTGGTGACGCCCGCGCTCACGCGGCTCGTTGCGACCGACGAGGAGTTCACCGCCGCCACCGCGCTCGGCGTCGCGCTCGGGTTCGCCGGCGTCGTCGTCATCGCCGATCCCGACCCCGCGAACGTCGCGGACAGCGTCCTCGGCGTGTCGCTCGTGCTCGCGTCCGCGCTCGCCTTCGCCGTCGCCGCGGTGGTCACGCACAGCCGCTCGCCGTCGATGCCGTTCCTCTCCACGCAGGCGTGGATGATGGCTATCGGTGCCGTCGTCCTCCACGCCGCGGTGCTCGCGCTCCCCGGCCAATCGTTCGCGGCCGCCACGTGGACGCCGGCCGCGCTCGGCGCGCTCGCGTACCTCTCCGCGGTCGCCGGCATCGGCGGCTTCCTGCTGTACTTCACGCTGCTGAACGACCTCGGTCCTATCGAGATGAGCTTCATCGAGTACGTGATTCCCGTCTTCGCCGCCATCGCGGGCTGGCTCGTGCTCGGGCAGAACGTGACGCCCGCGACCGTCGCCGGGTTCGCGTTCATCCTTGCGGGGTTCGTCGCCGCGAAGTGGCGGGCGCTGCGCGGGCTGTCCTGACGCGCGAGGCCGGAGAATCGAGGGGCAGACCATCAGCGGTTACGCGTTCCAGCAGGCGTCAATCGACTGGCCTGCGAGTCGCGCGCGCGAATCGGTACGTGCAATCGACGGAGAAGGACCCGACACGGAGCACTCATCCCCGTGGGTTCGAGAGTGGACGAGTTGTGACGGCCAAGTTCGCGGGTCTCCCATCGATCGCTGTGTCGCTTCGAGGCGAACAGCGATCTCGCATCCGGTCTCGACGATCCTCGTCTAAGAATCCGGCTCGTGGCTCCTACTCGACCGCGCGCTTGAGGTCCCGGACGATCGCGAGCACTTCGCGCCACTGATCGACGGTCCCGGGGACGTCCGCGCCGTCGCTACCGATTCGACCGGTGATGGTCCGCCG belongs to Halorubrum sp. DM2 and includes:
- a CDS encoding DMT family transporter, which produces MRRYGTAGRYLLLCAVWGTAFMATDVGLADLPAVPFAAVRFDVAAGLLFAAVFASGVDVRPRTRDDYVYVLVGGALIIGAHHAFLFAGQRYVTGGVAAVLLGLVPVVTPALTRLVATDEEFTAATALGVALGFAGVVVIADPDPANVADSVLGVSLVLASALAFAVAAVVTHSRSPSMPFLSTQAWMMAIGAVVLHAAVLALPGQSFAAATWTPAALGALAYLSAVAGIGGFLLYFTLLNDLGPIEMSFIEYVIPVFAAIAGWLVLGQNVTPATVAGFAFILAGFVAAKWRALRGLS